GGTCGATGGCCTCGAGGGTGCGGACGCTCGTCCAGTAGTCGTACGCGATCTCGGACGGATGGACTTCGTGGGCGAACCGCACTCCCTCGCCGTCGAAGACGTCGAGGATCGGGTTCCAGCGGTCGGCGAAGTCCTGGTAGCCGCGGTCGAACACCTCGGCCGGCACCGGCGGGAATTGGGCGACGTACGGCCAGATGCTCGAGCCGGTGAAGCCGACCACGGTGTCGACGCCGAGGCGCCGGGCCACCTTGGCGGTGAGCTTGAGCTCTTCCGCGGCGCGCTGCCGGACGCTCTCCGGGTCGCCGTCGCCCCACACCTTGGAGCCGACGATGGCCTGGTGACGGAAGTCGATCGGGTCGTCGCAGACGGCCTGGCCCTTGAGGTGGTTCGAGATGGCCCAGACCTTCAGGCCGTACTTGTCGAGGATGTCGAGGCGCCCCTGCAGGTACGCGTCATCCTCCGCGGCACGCCAGACGTCGAGGTGCTCGCCGGAGCAGGCGATCTCAAGACCGTCGTAGCCCCACTCGCTCGCGTACTTCGCGACTTCTTCCAGCGTCAGGTCGGCCCACTGGCCGGTGAAGAGGGTGACCGGGTGCGTGCGACCCGACTCGGCGGCCCCGGCCGCGCTGACATCCGTCATTCGTTCGTTCCTATCTCGATCCAGGTGCCCGACTCGGCCGAGTCGATCACGGCGTCGGTGATCCGCACGGCGCGCAGGCCGTCCGTGAACCGCGGCAGACCGTCGGGGCTCTCCCCGGCGACCGCCGCGTAGCTGTCGGCGACGAACGCGTTGAACGCGTCCTGGTAGCCCTGCGCGTGTCCGGAGGGCACGACGCACAGGCGCGCGGCGTCGTCACTCAGCTGGTCGGCGTCGCGCGGGATCAGCAGGCTTCCTTTGCGCCGCCCGACCCACAGCGTCTCCGGCTGCTCCTGATCGAAGGCGACACTCTCCGCGCTGCCCGCGATCTCGAGCCACAGCCGGTTCTTGCGACCGGGCGCGACCTGCGATACCAGCATGGTGCCGAGTGCTCCCGAGCGCGTCTCGATGACCACGGCGACCGCGTCTTCGGTCGTGATGCCCGCGTGCGAGGCACGCTCGGCGAAGACCGTCCGCTTGGTGGCCGACACTCGGCTGACACGGTCGCCGCTGACGAACTCGACCAGGTCGACGAGGTGCGATCCGATGTCGGCGAACGCACGCGATCGACCGCCCTGGGCGGAGTCGACCCTCCAGTTGTCGTCGTCGGAGCCGAGCAGCCAGTCCTGGAGGTAGGACGCGTTGATGCTCAACACGCGGCCTGCTTCGCCGGACGCGAAGCGCGCCCGCGCCTCCCTCACCATGGGGTGGAAGCGGTACACGAACGGCACGGTCGCTGTGCGCCCCTCCGCCGCGGCGACGAGCCGCTCGGCGTCGGCCACCGTTGTCGCGAGCGGCTTCTCGCACACCACGTCCTTGCCGGCGGCCAGCACGGCAGCGGCCTGCTCGGCATGCAGGGCGTTCGGAGTGGTCACGTGGACCACATCGATGGCGTCGTCCGCGAGCAGCTCGTCCAGGGAACCGTAGGCATGCCCGATGCCCAGTCGCTCGGCGGCCTCCGCAGAGCGCTCGGGCGTCGATGAGACGATCCCCGCCAGCTCGGCGCGAGCAGCACGGGCGGCGCGCGAGTGCACCTCCGCCATGAATCCCCCGCCGACGATCGCGACGCGGAGCTTCGCTCCGGCGGCGCTCCCCTCGCGCCGCGTGAGGCCTCCGCTGGTCGCGGCGGTGTTCTCGTCCGTCATCTCGTCCGCCCTCACGCCAGCGTTGCTGCGCGGGGGTTCCAGTCCTCCGGCAGCGCCGGAGCGACCTCGACGGTGCTCTGGACGTCGACCGGCGTCCGCGACTGCCCGGCCTCGATCGTCGAGACCATGATGTCGAGCACGTGATAGGCCTGCTCGCCGGACGCCCGCTCGGGCACACCTGCGCGGATCGCACGCGCCAGTTCGACCACGCCGATGCCGCGTCCGTCGGTGGTCCCGGTCGACGGGAAGGTCTCGATGCCGTCCGCCCCGTGCACGAGCAGCTCGCCCTCGAAGGTGTTCGGGTCGGGCACCACCAGGGTGCCCTCGACGCCCGCGACCTCGAACTGCGTGCGGCCGAGCTTGGAGTCGAAGCTGAAGACCGACTGCGCGGTCTGGCCGCTCTCGAACTCGTACAGCGCACTGACGTGGGTCGGGACGGTGACGGCGAACTCCTCGCCGGCACGAGGACCGGACCCGATCACACGGGTCTCCCGCGCCTTGGAGGCGCTGGCGCTGACGCGCGCGACCGGTCCGAAGATCTGCACGAGCGCGGTCAGGTAGTACGGGCCGATGTCGAACAGCGGCCCGGCGCCCTCCTGGAACAGGAAATCGGGGTTGGGGTGCCACGACTCCGGGCCGGGGCTCTGCATGAGGGTGAGCGCCGTCAGCGGCGCGCCGATGTCGCCGTTCTCGATGAGGCGCCGAGCCGACTGGATGCCGGAGCCGAGGAAGGTGTCCGGCGCCGTGGCGACGCGGAGCCCGCGGGCGTGCGCGGCTTCGAGCAGCTCGCGCCCGCTGGCGCGGTCGAGCGAGAAGGGCTTCTCGCTCCACACGTTCTTGCCCGCGGCGAGCGCCTGCAGCGCCACCTCCACGTGCACCTTCGGGATGGTCAGGTTCACGACGATCTCGATGTCGTCATCGGCCAGGAGGTCTTCGACCGACCCGGACCCGGCGACGCCGAACTTCTCGGCCTGCGCCTGAGCGCGCTCCAGATCGATGTCGGCCACGAAGCGGACGTCGAGGTCGGGGAACGCCGTGAGGTTCTCGAGGTACTGGTTGCTGATGACACCGGCACCGATGACGCCGACTCCGACACGACCCCCGCTCATGCGAGACCCTTCGAGGTGAGGAAGGCGAAGCTGTCGGCGACGGCCTGGAAGCGGTCGCCTCGCGAGTCGTCGAGCTCGATGACGCGAAGCGCGTCGGGCGCTGCGGCGATGATCTGCTCGATGGGAAGCGAGCCCTGGCCGACGGCGACCTGATCCTTCGTCTCCGTGGTGCCGGGGCCGTCCTTGATGTGGAGCGCGACGACGCGGTCGCCGAGCTTCGGGAGAAGCTGCACCGGGTCGTGGCCGCCGACCGCCACCCAGTAGGTGTCGACCTCGAGCACGACCTCGGGCGCGAGCCTGCCCGCGAAGAATTCGAGCGCGGTCGTGCCCTCGACGGTGCTCTCGAGCTCGTGCGCGTGGTTGTGGTAGCCGACGCGCACGCCGTGGCGCGCGGCGACCTCGGCGGCTGCGTTGAGCTGCTCGGCGATCTGGGCCACGTCGTCGGCCGTCTGCCAGCGCTCGGGGGCGACGAACGGGTCGATGACCGTCTGGATGCCCAGCTCCTTCGCTGCGCCGAAGACCTCGTCGAGGTCTCCCCCGATGAAGCTCTGGTGGGTGGTGGGCGCGGACAGCCCTGCTTCGCGCAGACCGTCGCGCAGCGCGTCACCGAAGGAGAGGAACGCGAACGGCTCGACCTGGGTGAACCCGATGTCCGCGATCCGCTGGAGGGTGCCGACCGTGTCTTCGGTCAGGAGTTCGCGGACCGTGTACAGCTGCACGGAGACTTTTGACGTCGACACAGTTCTCCTCGTCGAGTGTTGGGGAATCAGACGCGCCGGATGGCGTAGCTCTATTCAAACGGCACTTCTGCCGCCTGTCAATCAAAAGTCGACCGATGACCGCAATACTTTGAGCCGCGCACCGGCACTGTGGTTCAATACCCTCTATGACCGACAGCGCGCGAGATTCGGTGCTCGTCGCCGCAGACGCCGCTGAACTGCTGGCTATCCTGCGCGACGGCATCCCCCGCACGCGCGCCCAGCTGGCGGAGCTGACCGGGATGGCGCGCTCCACCATCGCCACCCGCATCGACACGCTCACCGCCGCAGGACTCGTCACCCCGGCCGGCGACGACGTCTCATCGGGCGGTCGTCCGCCCTCGCGCATCCGCTTCAACCCGGAGTCCCGCGTGATCATCGCCATCGACCTCGGCGCCACTCACGGGGTCGTCGCACTGACCGACCTCGCCGGCAACATCACCTCGAGCGAGTCCCGTCGGCTCCGCATCGCGGACGGACCGCTGCCCATTCTCGACTGGGCCCTCGAGACGGCGTCGGAGCTCTACATCGCGAGCGGCCGGCAGCCGGAGGAGCTCATCGGGGTCGGCGTCGGCGTGCCCGGCCCGGTCGAGCACTCGACCGGCCTCCCGGTGAACCCGCCGATCATGCCCGGCTGGGACCGCTTCGACATCCCGGCGTACATCCGCCGGGTGTTCGACGTCCCCGTGCTGGTCGACAACGACGTCAACCTCCTCGCCCTCGGCGAGCAGTCGCGGATGTGGCCGGACGAGACCGACCTGCTCTTCATCAAGGTCGCCACCGGCGTGGGTGCGGGCATCATCAGCGGCGGCCGGCTGCAGCGCGGAGCGCTCGGCTCCGCCGGCGACCTGGGGCACGTCCGTGTCCCGTTCGGCAGCGACACCCCGAGCCACGGCGAGCAGGATGCGGACCTCGAGTCGCTGGTGAGCGGCCCCGCCATCGCACGGGCGCTCACAGAGGCGGGGCTTCCCGCCGAGACCAGTGACGATGTGGTGGCGCTCGCCCGCACAGGCAACCCTGTCGTCCACAACGCCATCCGGCAGGCCGGGCGCGATCTCGGGGCGGTCGTCGCCACCTGCGTCAACCTCCTCAACCCGTCCATGATCGTCGTCGGCGGCAGCCTCTCCCGCGTCGGCGAGCAGCTCCTCGCCGGGATGCGCGAGGTCGTCTACCAGCGGTCGACGCCGCTGGCGACGCAGCACCTGACCATCACCCAGTCGCGCGCCGGTGAGACCGGCGGGGCCATGGGCGCCGCGATCATGGTCGTCCAGCGCGCACTCGACCCCGACGGGGGCACCCCGCGTACTCTGTTCCGCTGACGAGTCGGCAGCGGCACCGATCACCGTCCATCGAATCGATTCGAACCTCCTGAAAGGAGTGCCATGAGCACGCAGAGCGAATCCCTCGGCCGTCCCCTCCGCGCCGGAGTCGTCGGCCTCGGCTGGGCCGGCCAGCAGCACATGGCGGCCTACGACGCCCTCCCCGGTGTCGAGCTCGTCGCCATCGCGGGCATGGAGGACGGCCCGCGCGCCGAACTCGGCGAGAAATACGGCCTGAAGCGCCTCCACCGGGATTGGCAGGACCTGGTGGCCGAGGGCGACCTCGACGTCGTGAGCGTCGCCGTCCCCACGTTCCTGCATGCGCCGATCGCCGTGGGGGCGCTCGACGCCGGCATCCACGTGCTCAGCGAGAAGCCGATCGCCCGCACCGCCGCGGAGGCGCAGACGATGGTGGATGCGGCGCACCGCGCCGGCCGTGTGCTGGAGGTGGCGTTCAACCACCGGCGCCGCGGCGACATCGAAGCGCTGAAGGCGGCGATCGACGGCGGCCAGATCGGGCGGCCGTACCACGCCCGCGCGACCTGGCTGCGGCGTGCCGGCATCCCCGCGCTCGGAAGCTGGTTCACCAACCGCGAGATGGCGGGTGGCGGCCCGCTCATCGACATCGGCGTGCACGTGCTCGACTACGCGCTGCACCTGTTCGGCGAACCGCGCGTGATCGCCGTGTCGGCCGTCACCCACTCGGAACTCGGTGCGCGCGGACGGGGCGGCGCCACCGCCTCCAAGCAACACGTGGGGTCCGCGTACGAGGTCGAAGACCTGGCGAGCCTCCTGCTCCGCCTGGAAGGCGGCGGGTCCATCGTCATCGAGACGAGCTGGGCGGCCTACCGCCCCGCCGGCGACGAGTTCGGCATCACTCTCTACGGCACGGAGGGCGGCGCCGACCTCCGGGTCGTCGACTACGCACCCTCGGGCGAGCTCACGATCTTCACCGGCGACGGCGAGCAGAGCGAGGACATCTCGGTCACCGCCGACCCCGGTCGCGGCCACCTCGCCGTGGTGGAGACCTTCCTCGAGCATGTCGCCGACCCGGCCGACTGGTCGAACTGGGACGGCTCGCTCGCGCTCGACCGCGCCCGCGTGATCGATGCGGCGTACGAGTCCGCCCGTCTTGGCGCAGAGGTGCGCCTGGACACCTCCGGCACCGCCGCCTCCGGCATCACCGCCGACGCAACGAAGGGAGCCTGACCATGGCACTGCGCGTCACCGTCTGGAACGAGGGCGTCCACGAGGCGACCCAACCCGAGATCGCCGCGATCTACCCGCACGGGATCCACGGCGCGATCGCCGAGGGCTTGAGCGAGCTTCTCGGCGACGACGTCGCCGTCCGCACCGCGACCCTCGACGATCCCGAGCACGGCCTCAGCGAGCAGGCCCTCGCCGAGACCGACGTGCTCCTCTGGTGGGGTCACATCGCCCACGAGCGCGTCTCGGACGAGGTCGTGGAACGCGTGCGCCAGCACGTCCTCGGCGGGATGGGGCTGATCGTCCTCCACTCCGGTCACTTCTCGAAGATCTTCATCCGGATGCTCGGGACGACGTGCTCGCTCCGCTGGCGCAACCCGGAGGGCGGCGAGCGCGAGCTGGTCTGGAACGTCAACCCCACCCATCCCATCGCCGCGGGCGTCGACCAGCCGATCGTGATCGATGCGCAGGAGATGTACGGGGAGTTCTTCGACATCCCGACGCCGGACGACCTGGTCTTCATCAGCTCGTTCACCGGCGGAGAGGTGTTCCGTTCGGGTGTCACCTTCACGCGCGGACGCGGCAAGATCTTCTACTTCAGCCCGGGCGACCAGGAGTATCCGGTGTACTTCCATCCCCAGGTCCGGCGCGTCCTCGCGAACGGCGTGCAGTGGGCTGCGCCTGTCGCGGGAGTCCGTCAGGCCCCGGACGTCTCGAACCCGCAGCCCGTCTGAGCCGGCGCGTCCCGCCGCCACCGCCACCCGTCACGAGGAGATCGACGCCATGACCGACGCCCTGAGCACTCTGCCCGAGCCCCGGCATCCGGACCCAGCGGATGCGCCACCGCTGCGCTGGGGCGTGCTCGGCCCCGGCGGGATCGCTGCGGACTTCACCGACGCGCTGCACCGGCACACGCGCCAGCGCGTGGTGGCGGCGGGATCCCGATCGGCCGAGCGGGCCGCTGCGTTCGCATCCGCACACGGGGTCGAGCGCTCGCACGGCTCGTACGAGGCGCTGGTCTCCGATCCCGAGGTGGATGTCGTCTACGTCGCGACCCCGCACAGCGAGCACCTCGAGCATGCGTTGCTCGCGATCGCTGCGGGCAAGCACGTCCTCGTCGAGAAGCCGATGGCGGTGACGGCCTCCGAGGCGCGCCGGATCGTCGCGGCCGCGCGCGAAGCCGGCGTGTTCGCGATGGAGGCGATGTGGACGCGCTACCTCCCCCAGACGGACATCGTGCGTCAGCTCCTCGAACAGGGTGCCCTCGGCGACGTCCGCGTGGTCACGGCCGACTTCGGCGGCCGCGTGGAGTACGACCCGGCGAGCCGGCTCTGGAATCCGGATCTCGCCGGCGGCGCTCTGCTCGACCTGGGCGTCTACACCGTCTCCTGGGCGTCGTTCGCGCTCGGCGCCCCCGCGGGGATCATCGCGGCGGGGACTCTCGCGCCCACCGGCGTCGACGACCAGGTGTCGCTCGTCCTCTCCTCGGCGGACGGGGCCCAGGCGCTGCTCAGCACCACCCTGCGTGCGACTACCCCCTCCCTCGCCACCATCAGCGGCAGCGAGGGCCGGGTCGAGACCGACAGTCCGTTCTGGGGACCGAGCGGCCTCCGCGTGTTCCGCGCCGACGGGACGCTCGCCGCCGAGTGGCGCGACCCGTACGGACGGCCGCACCGGGACGGGATGGCCTACGAAGCCGCCGCGGTGGCGCGCTACATCGCCGAAGGACGGACGGAGTCCCCGCTGCACTCCCTCGCGGAGGCCGTCGACACGCTGGCGACCCTCGACGAAGCCCGCAGGCAAGTCGGCGCGACCCGCGTGGAGTGACAGCGACGGTCGGCGGGACGCGGCACAATGGAGAGGTGCTCGACTCCGCTCCGTACCGCAACGCCGACCTGTACCGGCCGGGCGTCCTCGCGGATCTGAGCCCGGCCCGCCCGGCGCCCGTTCCCGTCGTGCCGGCGGTTCCCGGGCAGACCGGGCACCTTGCACGTGTCGTCGCGCGGTCGAGCGACCGTGTCGGCTGGCTGCGTGCCCGCAGCCGGGGGATCACCGCGACCGACGTCGCGAAGCTCACGAGTTCGCGTTCGCTTCGCGCCGCCGTCTACGACAAGCTCCACGGCACCGGTTTCACCGGCAACAGCTACACCCAGCACGGCCGCTCCCGCGAACCGGAGATCGCCGCCTGGGTGGCCGCGACGCACGGAATCGAACCTTCCGACTACCTTTTCCACGCCGAGCGCGACCGTCGGCACCTCGCCACACCGGACGGCCTGATCGCCCGCTCGGGCGGCCGCATCGAGCTGGCCGAGATCAAGACCACGAACAAGCCGTTCCGCAGCATCCCGCGCCCCTACCTCCGCCAGATCTGGTGGCAGCAGTACGTGCTCGGCGCCGAGCGCACCCTGTTCGTGTGGGAGCAGCACGACGGTTTCGTCCCGCTGCGCGACGAGCCCGAGTGCCGCTGGGTGGATCGCGACGACGCCGAGATCGCGAAGCTGGTCTCTCTCGCCGCCGATCTGATCGAGCTGCTGCGTCAGGCCACTTCGGCAGGGGTCGCGCCGGCATCCGGCTCGCCGACGGCGATGATGCCCAAAGCGGCACCGACACCCGCACCTGCTCCCGCATCCGTACCTGCGGAGGCCGCGCCCGCGCTCATCCCGCTGTCGGCCATCGCCACCGGGATGCGCGTCAGCGCCACCGCGTAGACCGCGATCCACGCGACGGCGACTGTCGTTCCGATCAGTTCCAGCCACGCGCCGACGTCGGCCCTGACGCGGACGATCGCCAGCAGGCCGCCGATGATCGTGATGACCGCGACCGCGCCGCAGCTGAGCCGGGAGAGCCGTGACAGGCGCGGAAGCCCGCGGCTGAACCCCACCTGAAGCATCGCGACGCACGCCGCGGCGAAGCCGAGCACCGCGGAGACGGTGTGCACCAGATCCTGGATGGTCGACTTCGGGTCGACGAGCGGAACCGGACAGTACGCCGTGCACGTCACCTGCGACGCGAGCACGAAGCACAGCGCTGCGAAGCCCAGGGTGAGGGCGGGGGCCCACCGGCCGAGCACGGGGACCGAGGACCTCACATGCCCGCTGGCCAGGGCGATGGCGAACCCGCCCGCCGCGATCAGCAGCAGTGCGACGGCGAACGGACCCGCCGTGGGGGCGCCGCGCGCACCGAGCTCGCTCACGTACACCGGGTACGGCACGGTGAGCCGTGCCGCCCAGATGACGGTCAAGCCGCCGAGCACGCAGATCGTCCCGATCGCGAGCAGGATGGGCACGGCACGCTGCCAGCCTCGGGCGACCAGCGGGACGCCGAACGGATCGCGGGCGATCCGCAGCAGTCGTCGCACCTGTCGCTCCTCGGTCAGCTCGCCGTCGTACAGTCACCACGCCTCGGGCCGGGCGCAGGTCGAAGCATCCTATCCGACCCCCTACTGAGAACGACCTGGGGGTATCCGAAACAGACTGTTCACATGCGGTGACGCTGCCGTAACACCGCGGAATCGCGGGCAGGATTGACTGAAGATCGGCCGCGCTGCCGGTGCCGGCCCACCGACGAGGGGACGATCGATGCCGAAGACGATGCGGGCCGCGCTTCTGGATGCCGCCGGAGGGCCGGACGCCCTCCGGATCGGGGAGACCGCGTATCCCGACCGCGTCAACGCGGAGTTCCTGGTGAAGGTCGTCGCGTCGAGCGTCAACCCGATCGATGCGAAGACCCGGGCGGGGCGCGGCGTCTTCGGCGCTGTGCACGACTTCCCTGCGGTGCTCGGGCACGACTTCAGCGGCGTCGTCGTGGAGTCGCCGTTCAGCGCGCATCCCATCCGGCCCGGGGACGAGGTGTTCGGGATGGTGATGGTCCCGCGCCTCGGGGGCAGCTATGCCGAGTACGTCTCGGTGCCGTCGCTCAGCCTGGTGCGGAAGCCGTCGACCCTCAGCCACATCGAGGCGGCCGGTGTCCCCCTCGCCGCGCTGACGGCGTGGGGCATGGTGGTGGAGGTGGCGAAGGCCCACGACGGCCAGCGGATGCTCATCCACGCGGGCAGCGGAGGCGTCGGGCACTTCGCGGTGCAGTTCGCGTCGTACTTCGGCGCCCACGTGATCGCGACGGCGTCGGGAGGGAAAGCGTCGTGGCTCCGCTCGCTCGGAGCCGCGGAGGTCATCGACCACACGACGACGCGGTTCGAGGACGTCGTCCACGACGCCGACGTGGTGATCGACCTGGTCGGCAACGTGCACGACGACACCGGCACCCGGTCGCTCTCCGTGCTGCGCCCCGGCGGCCTGATCGTCAACGTTCCGACCGGAAGCTGGCCCACCTTCGCGGAGGAGGTCGCGGCCGCGGGCGTCCGCGGCACCGACTACAAGGTCGCGCCCGACGGCAGCACGCTCGCCGTCATCGCCCGGCTGCTGGAGTCCGGCAACGTCCGCGTGCACGTCGACCAGATCTTCGCGCTCGACGAGATCGCGGACGCGCACCGTGCCATCGAGAGCGGTCACACGCGCGGCAAGCTCGTGATCAAGGTCGCCGAAGGCTGAGCGACCGGCGGATCCGGCGGACCTAGCGGCCCTAACGGACCGTCAGCGCCCGCTCCATCACCCAGTCGTCCTCGTAGCGGTCACCGACGAGGAAATGCTTCGTCCCGACCCGCTCGAAGCCGTGCTTGCCGTAGAAGCGCTGAGCGCGGGCGTTCTCCTCGTTGACGCCGAGCCACATCCCCTCGGCTCCGGCGTCGGTTCCCACCCGCAGGCTCTCCGTCAGGAGCCGGCCCGCGACTCCCTCTCCGTGATGGCCCGGCAGCACGTAGCACTTGCTGAGCTCGGCCGTGGGACGGATGCGGATGCTGCCGCTCACATCGCCGTCGGCGGGCTCGCCCAGGTTGACCATCGTGTAGCCCACGGCGAACCCGTCAGCGTCCTCTGCGATGAGCAGCCGTCGGGAGTCGTCGGTCAGGTACTCGGCGAAGCGCTCCTCCGAGAGCACGGACGCGATGAACGCGGCTTTCGCCTCGTCGGTCGTGTGCGGCGGACAGGCGAGCGGGAAGGTCGCCGCGGCGACGGCGGCGAGTGCTGCGGCATCGTCCGGGACGGCTGTGCGGATGGTGACGGTCACCCTCCCAGCCTAGCCAGCCCGCCCCGGCCGGGCCGCACACAGCGGACCGGCCGCCTCCCCTGCGGGAGACGGCCGGTTCGTGTCGCCGGGACGCGGTGCGGCTAGTGCCGCCCCTGCGCCACCCAGCTGAGCAGGTCGAACGAGACGCCGCCGAGGCCGGTGACGTCGTCGTAACCCTTCGCCGTCTTCAGCGAGGTGTCCTGATCCATCGACACCAGGTAGGTGTTGCCGCTGATCTTGCTCGTGTACACCAGCGCCTGGGTCGGGTTCTGCGGCAGCACGTCACGGAAGGCGTTCGGCACGATGCGCTTCACTCCGTACAGCGTCGGGTTCGCGAACCCGATGGTGGAGTGCGTCGCCTGCTGCACGATCGCGATCTGGGCTGCGACGATCGGCGAGGCCAGCGACGTTCCGCCGTAGGTCTCGTTGATGTAGTCGCCGGTGGCCAGCGTGGTGTCGTCGACGATCGGGCGGATGCCGATCAGGAACCCGGTGTACGGGTCGGCCAGGGCGGCCACGTCCGGCGAGACCCGCTTGCCGTTCGCGAGGGCCGCCGGCACGATGCCGCGCTGGTAGTCCGGCTGTGCGAAGACGCCGCTGACGCCTCCACCCGCTCCGCCGACGAACCGGGTACCCGGAAGCGGCTGGGCGTAGCTGAGCGTGCCGTCCGTGTTCTTCACGATCTGGTCGAACGCGTCGCCCCAGCCCGTCTCCCACGCGATCTTGCCGTTCTTGTCGATCGCCGTGCTCGTGCCGCCCACCGAGGTCACCCACGGGGAGGAGGCCGGGAAGTCCGGCGACGGGAAGCCGAGGTTGGCCACCTCGTCACCGTTGTCACCGCTGGAGAAGTACAGGCCGATGCCCTCGCCCGCAGCCTGGAGCTGCAGGTTCACCTCACCCTGGATGACGTCGGCCGGAACAGCCTCGCCCACGTTGCCGTAGCTGTTGCTGACGATGTTCGCGAGCTTGTTGTCCAGGATCTTCGACATGGCGATGTCGAGGCCGCCGCCGCAGTCCGTGCCGCCGACGTACAGGATGCGCGCACCCGGTGCGATGGCGTGCACCGACTCGACGTCGAGCGTCTGCTCGCCCTGCCATCCACTCGGCTGCTGGCACAGGTCCTTGTCGGTGAACTCGCTGGCCTTCGGCACGAGCTGCTGGTAGCTGGAGTTCGTCAGACCCGGCTCGCCGTTCTGCTGCGAGTAGCTGTTGACGTCCTTCAGGATGCTCGGGCTGGCGTAGGCGTCGATGATCGCGACCGTCTGGCCGGTGCCGTTGATGCCCTTCTTGCCCAGGTCGGACAGGCCGTACGCGCTGCGCAGCTGCTGCGGGGTGTACCCGCAGTTGTTGGTGCTGTACGTCGTCTGGCCGTTGTACGCCGGCGGGACGGTCACGACGTGCTCGCCGATGTAGTGCGAGCAGGGAGCGTCGATGACGGGGGCCGCGGCGGCAAGCTTGCGCGAGACCTGCGGGTCACCGGTGGGTCCCAGGTCGCCCTGCTTGATCGAGTCGGGGCGCGTCGTCGTACGCGACTGCTCGATGCTGATCGCGGACACCTTGCCGGCGAGGGATGCGGGCACCGACGGCGCGGAGGCCGGGGCGATGAGCTTGCGGTCTGCGTGGTTGTACGCGTGCAGCGACGTGCCGAAGATGGACCCGAGCTGCTCGGCCGTTCCGCGGAAGACCACGTACTGGCGGCTGTCCGGCACGCCCTGGATGGTCAGACCCGCTGCCTTGAGGAAGCTGAGGATCGATTGGAAATCCGCCTTCGTCGGCGAGAAGCGATTGATCCACTGCTGAGGCGCGAGGGCCTTGCGGTATCCGCGGTCGAGCGGGTTCGAGACCGCCTTGGCGAGCGCCTCTGCGCCCTTCTGGTCGCGCAGCGGGAGATAGAT
This region of Leifsonia sp. fls2-241-R2A-40a genomic DNA includes:
- a CDS encoding ThuA domain-containing protein, coding for MTMALRVTVWNEGVHEATQPEIAAIYPHGIHGAIAEGLSELLGDDVAVRTATLDDPEHGLSEQALAETDVLLWWGHIAHERVSDEVVERVRQHVLGGMGLIVLHSGHFSKIFIRMLGTTCSLRWRNPEGGERELVWNVNPTHPIAAGVDQPIVIDAQEMYGEFFDIPTPDDLVFISSFTGGEVFRSGVTFTRGRGKIFYFSPGDQEYPVYFHPQVRRVLANGVQWAAPVAGVRQAPDVSNPQPV
- a CDS encoding Gfo/Idh/MocA family oxidoreductase, translated to MSGGRVGVGVIGAGVISNQYLENLTAFPDLDVRFVADIDLERAQAQAEKFGVAGSGSVEDLLADDDIEIVVNLTIPKVHVEVALQALAAGKNVWSEKPFSLDRASGRELLEAAHARGLRVATAPDTFLGSGIQSARRLIENGDIGAPLTALTLMQSPGPESWHPNPDFLFQEGAGPLFDIGPYYLTALVQIFGPVARVSASASKARETRVIGSGPRAGEEFAVTVPTHVSALYEFESGQTAQSVFSFDSKLGRTQFEVAGVEGTLVVPDPNTFEGELLVHGADGIETFPSTGTTDGRGIGVVELARAIRAGVPERASGEQAYHVLDIMVSTIEAGQSRTPVDVQSTVEVAPALPEDWNPRAATLA
- a CDS encoding sugar phosphate isomerase/epimerase encodes the protein MQLYTVRELLTEDTVGTLQRIADIGFTQVEPFAFLSFGDALRDGLREAGLSAPTTHQSFIGGDLDEVFGAAKELGIQTVIDPFVAPERWQTADDVAQIAEQLNAAAEVAARHGVRVGYHNHAHELESTVEGTTALEFFAGRLAPEVVLEVDTYWVAVGGHDPVQLLPKLGDRVVALHIKDGPGTTETKDQVAVGQGSLPIEQIIAAAPDALRVIELDDSRGDRFQAVADSFAFLTSKGLA
- a CDS encoding Gfo/Idh/MocA family oxidoreductase is translated as MSTQSESLGRPLRAGVVGLGWAGQQHMAAYDALPGVELVAIAGMEDGPRAELGEKYGLKRLHRDWQDLVAEGDLDVVSVAVPTFLHAPIAVGALDAGIHVLSEKPIARTAAEAQTMVDAAHRAGRVLEVAFNHRRRGDIEALKAAIDGGQIGRPYHARATWLRRAGIPALGSWFTNREMAGGGPLIDIGVHVLDYALHLFGEPRVIAVSAVTHSELGARGRGGATASKQHVGSAYEVEDLASLLLRLEGGGSIVIETSWAAYRPAGDEFGITLYGTEGGADLRVVDYAPSGELTIFTGDGEQSEDISVTADPGRGHLAVVETFLEHVADPADWSNWDGSLALDRARVIDAAYESARLGAEVRLDTSGTAASGITADATKGA
- a CDS encoding Gfo/Idh/MocA family oxidoreductase, whose protein sequence is MTDENTAATSGGLTRREGSAAGAKLRVAIVGGGFMAEVHSRAARAARAELAGIVSSTPERSAEAAERLGIGHAYGSLDELLADDAIDVVHVTTPNALHAEQAAAVLAAGKDVVCEKPLATTVADAERLVAAAEGRTATVPFVYRFHPMVREARARFASGEAGRVLSINASYLQDWLLGSDDDNWRVDSAQGGRSRAFADIGSHLVDLVEFVSGDRVSRVSATKRTVFAERASHAGITTEDAVAVVIETRSGALGTMLVSQVAPGRKNRLWLEIAGSAESVAFDQEQPETLWVGRRKGSLLIPRDADQLSDDAARLCVVPSGHAQGYQDAFNAFVADSYAAVAGESPDGLPRFTDGLRAVRITDAVIDSAESGTWIEIGTNE
- a CDS encoding ROK family transcriptional regulator, whose product is MTDSARDSVLVAADAAELLAILRDGIPRTRAQLAELTGMARSTIATRIDTLTAAGLVTPAGDDVSSGGRPPSRIRFNPESRVIIAIDLGATHGVVALTDLAGNITSSESRRLRIADGPLPILDWALETASELYIASGRQPEELIGVGVGVPGPVEHSTGLPVNPPIMPGWDRFDIPAYIRRVFDVPVLVDNDVNLLALGEQSRMWPDETDLLFIKVATGVGAGIISGGRLQRGALGSAGDLGHVRVPFGSDTPSHGEQDADLESLVSGPAIARALTEAGLPAETSDDVVALARTGNPVVHNAIRQAGRDLGAVVATCVNLLNPSMIVVGGSLSRVGEQLLAGMREVVYQRSTPLATQHLTITQSRAGETGGAMGAAIMVVQRALDPDGGTPRTLFR
- a CDS encoding sugar phosphate isomerase/epimerase family protein, which translates into the protein MTDVSAAGAAESGRTHPVTLFTGQWADLTLEEVAKYASEWGYDGLEIACSGEHLDVWRAAEDDAYLQGRLDILDKYGLKVWAISNHLKGQAVCDDPIDFRHQAIVGSKVWGDGDPESVRQRAAEELKLTAKVARRLGVDTVVGFTGSSIWPYVAQFPPVPAEVFDRGYQDFADRWNPILDVFDGEGVRFAHEVHPSEIAYDYWTSVRTLEAIDHREAFGFNWDPSHMMWQDIDPVGFIVDFQDRIYHVDCKDTRLRPKNGRAGVLGSHLPWGDPRRGWDFVSTGHGDVPWEDAFRALESIGYSGPISIEWEDAGMDRLHGAKEAVGYIRSLLWKQPTASFDAAFSNQD